From Woronichinia naegeliana WA131, the proteins below share one genomic window:
- a CDS encoding insulinase family protein yields the protein MSIAFSPLTQSYPRLIFACTLIALLFCQIPAIAQADALAKPSQVSTNNNPNTSIQPYLNQAIGRITEFKLDNGMKFLVMENHDAPVVSFFTYADVGGANEPDGKTGVAHFLEHLAFKGTTEIGTSNFQAEKPLLNQLDNLAEQLHQARAKNDTLATQKLEKEFEKVQTEAGQYVKRNEFGKIVQESGGVGINAATSTDSTVYFYSFPANKLELWMSLESERFLQPVFREFYKEQEVILEERRMRTENSPIGQMVEAFLGTAFTTHPYKRPVIGYDRDIRNLNRQDVAKFFQTYYGPSNLTVAIVGDVDPKEVKRLAEIYFGRFPQKPTPPPLAIVEPKQTQTKEVTLTLPSQPWYLEGYHRPALDSADNATFEVISTIMSSGRTSRLYKTLVEDKQVALVAEGDNGFPGDKYPNLMLFYAQTAPNVTVEQAGQALRQEIERLKTEPVSEEELERAKNQLQAGLLRSLDSNQGMARLLTEYEVKTGDWRNLFNQLTAIAAVTPADIQRVAQQTFTPENRTIGRILSDASQGAGTSTHSKE from the coding sequence ATGTCCATTGCTTTCTCGCCCCTGACTCAAAGTTATCCCCGTTTAATTTTTGCCTGTACCCTGATTGCTCTACTTTTTTGCCAAATTCCGGCGATCGCTCAAGCCGATGCCCTGGCTAAACCGTCTCAAGTAAGTACCAACAACAATCCTAATACGTCGATTCAACCCTACCTCAATCAGGCGATCGGTCGGATTACGGAATTTAAGCTAGATAATGGCATGAAGTTTTTGGTCATGGAAAATCATGATGCGCCGGTGGTTTCCTTCTTTACCTATGCCGATGTGGGAGGAGCTAATGAACCCGATGGCAAAACGGGGGTTGCCCACTTTTTAGAGCATTTGGCCTTTAAGGGAACCACTGAGATTGGAACCAGTAATTTTCAGGCGGAAAAACCTTTACTGAATCAATTGGATAATTTAGCCGAACAACTTCACCAGGCTAGAGCGAAGAATGATACCTTGGCAACCCAAAAATTAGAAAAGGAATTTGAGAAAGTTCAGACAGAAGCAGGACAATACGTTAAACGCAATGAATTTGGCAAAATTGTTCAAGAATCGGGCGGTGTTGGCATTAACGCAGCCACTTCCACAGATTCCACCGTCTATTTCTATAGCTTTCCCGCCAACAAGTTAGAACTCTGGATGTCTTTGGAGTCGGAACGTTTTCTGCAACCTGTTTTCCGTGAATTTTATAAAGAACAAGAAGTTATTCTCGAAGAACGACGGATGCGAACTGAAAATAGTCCCATCGGGCAAATGGTGGAGGCTTTTCTCGGAACGGCTTTTACGACTCATCCCTATAAACGCCCTGTGATTGGCTATGACCGCGATATTCGCAATCTGAATCGGCAGGATGTGGCTAAGTTCTTTCAGACCTACTATGGCCCTAGTAATTTGACGGTGGCGATCGTGGGGGATGTGGATCCCAAGGAAGTTAAACGATTGGCAGAAATTTATTTTGGTCGTTTTCCCCAAAAGCCCACTCCTCCTCCCTTGGCGATCGTGGAACCGAAACAAACCCAAACCAAAGAAGTGACTTTAACCTTACCCTCTCAACCTTGGTATTTGGAAGGCTATCATCGTCCAGCTTTAGATAGTGCTGATAATGCCACCTTTGAGGTTATTTCTACCATTATGAGTAGTGGTCGTACTTCTCGTTTATATAAAACCTTAGTGGAAGATAAGCAGGTTGCTTTGGTTGCTGAGGGAGATAATGGCTTTCCAGGAGATAAGTATCCGAATTTGATGCTGTTTTATGCTCAAACAGCCCCGAATGTGACGGTAGAACAGGCTGGTCAGGCTCTGCGTCAAGAAATTGAACGTCTGAAAACCGAACCTGTTTCCGAAGAGGAGTTAGAACGGGCAAAAAATCAATTACAAGCCGGTTTACTTCGTTCCCTCGATTCTAATCAGGGTATGGCCCGCCTCTTAACTGAATATGAGGTGAAAACAGGGGATTGGCGTAATTTATTTAATCAGTTGACGGCGATCGCGGCTGTTACGCCAGCAGATATTCAACGGGTAGCCCAACAGACTTTTACACCAGAAAATCGTACTATTGGCCGCATTTTATCGGATGCTTCCCAAGGTGCTGGAACTTCTACTCATTCTAAAGAGTAA
- a CDS encoding Uma2 family endonuclease → MHQTAEQFALTMPDARVLMSDEPEMESSLHYLQLLLLVTCLDWYWREKNDYFVGANLTIYFSRQQLKDHDFRGPDFFLVNNVSNHPRPSWVVWEEDGQYPNLIIELLSDSTAKADRGIKKQLYQDRFRTPEYFWFSPDDLEFKGYRLAGHQYVEIPFTSSGKCWSEELELYLGIHDQQLRYFTPDEMLVPTPKEAALQEQERADLEKQRADLEKQRVEQLVAQLRSLGIEPQL, encoded by the coding sequence ATGCATCAAACCGCCGAACAATTTGCTCTTACCATGCCTGATGCTAGGGTCTTAATGAGTGATGAACCTGAAATGGAAAGCTCTCTCCACTATCTTCAACTATTACTGCTCGTCACCTGTTTAGACTGGTACTGGCGAGAGAAAAACGATTACTTTGTTGGGGCTAATCTCACCATTTATTTTAGCCGTCAACAACTCAAAGATCATGACTTTCGTGGGCCAGACTTTTTCCTCGTGAACAATGTGAGCAATCATCCTCGCCCCTCCTGGGTCGTTTGGGAAGAAGATGGCCAATATCCGAACTTAATCATTGAATTACTTTCTGATAGCACCGCTAAAGCTGATCGAGGGATTAAAAAACAACTTTATCAAGATCGTTTTAGAACTCCCGAATATTTTTGGTTTTCTCCCGATGATTTGGAGTTTAAGGGTTATCGGCTCGCAGGACATCAATATGTAGAAATTCCCTTCACGTCTTCTGGTAAATGTTGGAGCGAAGAATTGGAACTCTATTTAGGCATTCATGACCAGCAATTACGTTATTTTACCCCCGATGAAATGCTTGTTCCTACACCCAAAGAAGCGGCTCTTCAAGAGCAAGAACGGGCTGATCTGGAAAAACAAAGGGCTGATCTAGAAAAACAAAGAGTTGAGCAACTGGTTGCTCAATTGCGATCGCTGGGGATTGAACCTCAACTTTAA
- the rsfS gene encoding ribosome silencing factor — MTYQHLVTSSVLTAQPPLLSTEQLVWTITQAADDRKAADMVVLKVVDVSYLADYFVIVSGFSRAQVRAIADSIEKVLEENYQRLPLQTEGKREGNWVLQDYGEVIVHIFLPEEREFYNLEAFWGHAQQIFLPELATTLGIAENIAEK; from the coding sequence ATGACCTATCAGCACCTAGTTACCTCCTCCGTTTTAACCGCCCAGCCTCCTCTCCTTTCTACGGAACAGTTGGTATGGACAATTACTCAAGCGGCAGATGATCGCAAGGCGGCGGACATGGTGGTACTGAAGGTGGTGGATGTGTCCTATTTAGCGGATTATTTTGTGATTGTGTCTGGTTTTTCCCGTGCTCAAGTCAGGGCGATCGCCGACAGTATTGAAAAAGTCCTAGAGGAAAACTATCAAAGACTACCATTACAAACGGAAGGCAAGCGGGAAGGTAATTGGGTTTTGCAGGATTATGGCGAAGTTATTGTGCATATTTTCCTGCCGGAAGAACGGGAGTTTTATAACCTAGAAGCCTTTTGGGGCCATGCTCAACAGATCTTTCTACCCGAATTAGCGACGACCCTAGGAATTGCCGAAAATATTGCCGAAAAGTAG
- a CDS encoding CGLD27 family protein has product MPMMPESSSTYCPVPREQQPVMEYEALKEAWLFRWGTLRQGLYWRNLIIVAGLGWLLSSPIAAASFTPMKRPILFVLASTLGAIGVLGLLLLRILLGWYYVSDRLQDEQVIYEESGWYDGQRWEKPPEVLARDRLIVSYEIKPILKRLQQTGLILLGLMGIDGLIWLSL; this is encoded by the coding sequence ATGCCCATGATGCCAGAATCTTCTTCTACTTATTGTCCGGTGCCGAGGGAACAACAGCCCGTCATGGAATACGAAGCGTTAAAAGAGGCCTGGTTATTTCGTTGGGGAACCCTGAGGCAAGGACTTTATTGGCGAAACTTAATTATTGTTGCCGGTTTGGGTTGGTTGTTGAGCAGTCCGATCGCTGCTGCTAGTTTTACCCCGATGAAAAGGCCGATATTATTTGTTTTAGCTAGTACTTTGGGCGCGATTGGGGTTTTAGGGTTGCTCTTGCTGAGAATTCTGCTCGGTTGGTACTACGTCAGCGATCGCCTTCAAGATGAACAAGTCATTTATGAAGAATCCGGTTGGTATGATGGCCAACGTTGGGAAAAACCCCCCGAAGTGCTGGCCCGCGATCGGTTAATTGTGAGTTATGAGATTAAGCCCATTCTGAAAAGATTGCAACAAACTGGTTTGATTCTGTTGGGACTCATGGGAATCGATGGTTTGATCTGGCTAAGTTTATAA
- a CDS encoding UPF0182 family protein: MKLGYGKIIILLFIFLLGAELIAHLAIETLWFQELGYLDIFLTRLGWQLGLALGTTFLSGFFLAHHYRQAQSLTGANELFGKPEFTKSPLPTLVPSRYLPLPPLKAESPLGRAPVLGLPVLLFLILGINLLIAWVIMQAIQGAIAVWTPDFNLPNLTSAVAIPQADIPNKSLPFDILLLTGGGFLAALTLWQTQRTVKGLILILSLLWGAFIAGNWTRIVKFFHPIFFEQTDPQFGKDISFYVFQVPVFQVLELWLRGLSLLTLLAVLLIYLCSEQSLSEGKFPGFTKPQLAHLCRLGAIFCFILSLGHWLNRFQRLYVNHAVLYGANYTDIHLRLPLDSVLIVLTTAIALGLAWQGWWSMPNQKHSNHLISPVFFYLVYGYLALIFIQLIGGQMVELFVVQPNQLSRESSYIDRSITATRQAFNLDTIQSQTLSGKGKLTQQDLENNQPTLNNVRLWDPLPLLQTNRQLQQIRLYYRFSDADLDRYHITESPSPLTNQKRINDKDKKNELPLVKETLNQVLISPRELDYNAVPDKAKTWVNEHLVYTHGYGFTLSPVNLVDQGGLPFYFVKDIGTDTQEDALRTSSEVIRASIPIGKPRIYFGELTDTYIMTNTKVKEFDFPRGEDNVYNVYDGMGGIKLGNLGRRLLFAIYLRDWQMLFTRNFNPDTKILFRRNINQRVRELAPFLRFDRDPYLVTAKTEKGQKNTLYWMIDAYTTSNYYPYSDPGERPFNYIRNSVKIVVDAYNGKVNFYVMAAQDPLIQSWQAIFPHLFKPFAAMPAALKEHIRYPVDLFSTQSERLLTYHMTDLAVFYNREDQWQIPKEIYGKTQLAIAPYYLIMKLAGLATQRSEFVLSHVYTPISRSNLIALLFARSDQQNYGKLLLYTLPKEKLVYGPEQIEALINQDPVISERITLWNREGSRVIQGNLLVIPINESLLYVEPLYLEAEQNSLPTLARVVVVYENQIAMAKTLEGALEAIFSPQTPSPTTILRQVQEPAIAP; the protein is encoded by the coding sequence ATGAAATTAGGCTACGGCAAGATTATTATCCTCCTATTTATCTTTCTTCTGGGGGCAGAATTAATTGCCCATTTAGCTATAGAAACACTTTGGTTTCAAGAACTAGGCTATCTAGATATTTTCTTAACTAGATTGGGCTGGCAATTGGGTTTAGCCTTGGGAACAACCTTCCTATCTGGATTCTTTTTAGCCCATCATTATCGTCAAGCCCAAAGTTTAACTGGGGCAAACGAATTGTTCGGGAAACCAGAATTTACCAAAAGTCCTCTGCCAACCCTGGTTCCTTCCCGTTATTTGCCCTTACCACCCCTAAAAGCTGAGTCACCATTGGGGCGTGCGCCGGTCTTAGGATTACCTGTTTTACTCTTTCTAATTTTAGGGATTAATTTGCTCATTGCCTGGGTCATTATGCAGGCCATTCAAGGGGCGATCGCGGTTTGGACTCCAGATTTTAATCTACCCAATCTCACCTCAGCCGTAGCCATCCCTCAAGCAGATATCCCCAATAAATCCCTTCCTTTTGACATATTGCTTCTCACCGGAGGAGGCTTTCTCGCCGCTTTAACCCTCTGGCAAACCCAGCGTACCGTTAAAGGGCTGATCTTAATTTTAAGTTTACTCTGGGGAGCTTTTATTGCCGGCAATTGGACAAGAATTGTTAAATTTTTTCATCCCATTTTTTTTGAGCAAACCGATCCCCAATTTGGCAAGGATATCAGTTTTTACGTTTTTCAAGTTCCTGTTTTCCAAGTTTTAGAACTTTGGTTAAGGGGTTTAAGTTTATTAACTTTATTGGCCGTTTTGTTAATTTATCTTTGCTCTGAGCAAAGTTTATCTGAGGGAAAATTTCCAGGCTTTACCAAACCGCAACTCGCCCATCTCTGTCGTTTAGGAGCCATTTTTTGCTTTATTCTCAGCTTGGGTCATTGGCTGAATCGTTTTCAGCGTTTGTACGTCAATCATGCGGTTTTATATGGTGCAAATTATACCGATATTCATTTGCGTTTGCCCCTAGATAGTGTGTTAATTGTCTTAACAACGGCGATCGCCCTGGGATTGGCTTGGCAAGGATGGTGGTCAATGCCGAATCAGAAGCATTCTAATCATTTAATTTCGCCTGTTTTCTTCTATCTTGTTTATGGCTATCTGGCCCTAATTTTCATCCAATTGATCGGGGGACAGATGGTAGAATTATTCGTCGTTCAACCTAATCAACTGAGTCGCGAAAGTTCCTATATTGATCGCAGTATTACAGCTACCCGTCAGGCTTTTAATCTTGACACCATTCAATCCCAAACCCTTTCAGGCAAAGGAAAACTGACTCAGCAGGATTTAGAAAATAATCAACCCACCCTAAACAATGTCAGATTGTGGGATCCCTTACCGCTTCTACAAACTAATCGACAATTACAGCAAATTCGTCTCTATTATCGTTTTTCTGATGCCGATCTGGATCGATATCACATTACCGAAAGCCCTTCACCTCTTACTAATCAAAAGCGGATCAATGATAAGGATAAAAAAAACGAGCTACCTCTTGTCAAAGAAACCTTAAATCAGGTATTAATTTCCCCTAGAGAATTAGATTATAATGCCGTTCCTGATAAAGCGAAAACCTGGGTTAATGAACATTTAGTTTATACTCACGGCTATGGTTTTACCCTATCTCCTGTCAATTTAGTCGATCAGGGGGGTTTACCTTTCTATTTCGTAAAAGATATTGGCACCGATACCCAGGAAGACGCGCTGCGTACCTCTAGTGAAGTGATTCGAGCCAGTATTCCCATTGGTAAACCCCGTATTTATTTTGGCGAATTAACGGATACCTATATTATGACCAATACCAAGGTCAAGGAATTCGATTTTCCCAGGGGAGAAGATAATGTTTATAACGTTTATGATGGCATGGGGGGAATTAAGCTAGGTAATCTGGGACGGCGTTTATTATTTGCGATCTATCTGCGAGATTGGCAAATGCTGTTCACTCGTAATTTTAATCCCGATACCAAAATTTTATTTCGTCGTAATATTAACCAACGGGTGCGGGAATTGGCTCCTTTTTTACGCTTTGATCGTGATCCCTATTTAGTCACAGCTAAAACCGAAAAAGGGCAAAAAAATACTTTGTATTGGATGATTGATGCCTATACCACTTCCAATTATTATCCCTATTCCGATCCAGGCGAACGTCCTTTTAATTACATTCGCAATTCGGTCAAGATTGTGGTGGATGCTTACAATGGCAAGGTCAATTTTTATGTTATGGCGGCTCAAGATCCCCTCATTCAAAGTTGGCAAGCGATTTTTCCCCACCTCTTTAAACCTTTTGCGGCCATGCCGGCTGCTCTCAAAGAACATATTCGCTATCCAGTTGATTTGTTTAGTACCCAATCGGAGCGTTTATTAACTTATCACATGACCGATTTAGCTGTTTTTTATAATCGGGAAGATCAGTGGCAAATTCCCAAGGAAATTTATGGAAAAACCCAGTTAGCGATCGCGCCCTATTATCTGATTATGAAGTTAGCCGGATTAGCAACCCAGAGATCGGAATTTGTGCTTTCCCATGTCTATACTCCCATTAGTCGCAGTAATTTAATCGCCCTCCTCTTTGCCCGCTCCGATCAACAGAATTACGGCAAGTTATTACTTTATACTTTGCCCAAGGAAAAATTAGTTTATGGGCCGGAACAAATCGAAGCCTTAATTAATCAAGATCCAGTTATTTCCGAACGTATTACCCTTTGGAATCGGGAAGGATCGCGTGTCATTCAAGGTAATTTACTAGTGATCCCGATCAATGAATCCCTGCTCTACGTTGAGCCTTTGTATTTAGAAGCGGAACAAAATAGTTTGCCTACTTTAGCGAGAGTCGTCGTCGTTTACGAAAATCAAATTGCTATGGCTAAAACCTTAGAAGGAGCCTTAGAGGCTATTTTTTCACCCCAGACTCCTTCTCCTACGACAATTTTGCGTCAAGTTCAAGAACCGGCGATCGCGCCTTAA